One Bremerella sp. JC817 genomic window carries:
- the metE gene encoding 5-methyltetrahydropteroyltriglutamate--homocysteine S-methyltransferase, with protein MAIATNLGFPRIGAKRELKWLLEKYWQGKIGAEELLTKAQDVRQTNWQWQADAGIQQVPVGDFSLYDHVLDWSQRVGAVPAAYQSSQLVSELDRYFAMARGTQKGVDLPALEMTKWFNTNYHYIVPEWTEDQTFHLNAEAYLNEIAAAQAIATDARPVVLGPVSLLLLGKLKGSNASPLVLLERLLPVYEQLLAKLNEAGVTWVQWDEPVLALDLSEEAQKAIQKSLEVLSGAFGNLKLVVTSYFEGLRENLALAFSLPVAAVHLDLSAAPKQLDEALSLIRPEQLLSLGLIDGRNVWKNDLSKTLDLAEKAAKAIGTDRLLIAPGCSLLHSPVDLASETAIDAELKSWLAFARQKLDEIAIITQALNEGRDSVADALRQNAKAIQSRRSSVRTHNPAVRQRIESITPESLLRQGAYNQRQGEQRSRLNLPLLPTTTIGSFPQTSEVRQARAAFRKGDLTADAYQEFLEAETQSCIRRQENLGLDVLVHGEFERNDMVEYFGEQLEGFVVSQNGWVQSYGSRCVKPPIIFGDIQRPHAMTVPMAKYAQSLTQRPVKGMLTGPVTILCWSFVRDDQPRRDTCEQIALAIRDEAVDLESSGIGVIQIDEPALREGLPLRQRDQPGYLQWAVDAFRLASSGVSNETQIHTHMCYCEFNEILPSIAALDADVISIETSRSKMELLDGFGDFQYPNEIGPGVYDIHSPRVPSTDEMVGLLRKAVDLIPAERLWVNPDCGLKTRGWVEVEAALKSMVEAAQQVRSLLA; from the coding sequence ATGGCGATTGCAACCAATCTTGGCTTTCCACGGATCGGAGCCAAGCGCGAACTGAAGTGGCTGCTCGAGAAGTATTGGCAGGGAAAAATCGGGGCGGAAGAGCTTCTGACCAAGGCCCAAGACGTTCGTCAGACCAACTGGCAGTGGCAAGCGGATGCCGGTATTCAACAGGTGCCGGTTGGTGACTTCTCGCTGTACGACCATGTGCTCGACTGGTCGCAGCGGGTCGGGGCGGTTCCGGCTGCCTATCAATCGTCGCAACTGGTCAGCGAATTGGATCGCTACTTCGCGATGGCTCGCGGCACGCAAAAGGGTGTCGACCTGCCCGCTTTGGAAATGACCAAGTGGTTTAACACCAACTACCACTACATCGTTCCAGAATGGACCGAAGACCAGACGTTCCACCTCAATGCCGAGGCCTACCTCAACGAAATCGCCGCCGCCCAGGCCATCGCCACCGATGCTCGACCAGTGGTGCTGGGGCCAGTCAGTCTGCTGCTGCTGGGCAAGTTGAAGGGAAGTAATGCGTCGCCATTGGTTCTGCTCGAACGACTGCTGCCGGTTTACGAACAACTACTGGCCAAGTTGAACGAAGCGGGCGTGACCTGGGTACAGTGGGACGAACCGGTCCTGGCACTTGACCTTAGCGAAGAGGCTCAAAAGGCAATCCAGAAGAGCCTGGAAGTTTTGTCGGGGGCATTCGGCAACTTGAAGTTGGTCGTGACCAGCTACTTTGAAGGACTACGTGAAAACCTCGCCCTGGCGTTCTCGCTTCCCGTCGCGGCGGTTCACCTCGATCTGTCGGCTGCCCCGAAGCAACTGGACGAAGCATTGTCCTTGATTCGCCCAGAACAGCTCCTCTCGCTGGGTCTGATCGATGGACGCAACGTCTGGAAGAACGATCTGTCGAAGACACTCGACCTGGCAGAGAAGGCTGCCAAGGCGATCGGTACCGACCGTCTGCTGATTGCCCCTGGCTGCTCGCTGCTGCATAGCCCGGTCGACCTCGCTTCCGAAACGGCGATCGATGCCGAACTGAAGAGCTGGCTCGCGTTCGCTCGGCAAAAGCTGGATGAAATCGCCATCATCACCCAGGCCCTCAACGAAGGTCGCGACAGCGTCGCCGATGCGTTGCGACAGAATGCCAAAGCGATCCAATCGCGTCGCAGTTCGGTGCGAACCCACAATCCAGCCGTGCGTCAGCGGATCGAGTCGATCACTCCGGAAAGCTTGCTGCGGCAGGGTGCGTACAATCAGCGGCAAGGTGAACAACGCAGTCGCTTGAACCTGCCGCTACTGCCAACGACGACGATTGGTTCGTTCCCGCAGACCAGCGAAGTCCGCCAGGCCCGTGCCGCCTTCCGCAAGGGTGACCTGACGGCCGATGCGTATCAAGAGTTCCTCGAAGCCGAAACGCAAAGCTGCATCCGCCGCCAAGAGAACCTCGGTCTCGACGTTCTGGTGCATGGCGAATTCGAGCGGAACGACATGGTCGAATACTTCGGCGAACAACTCGAAGGCTTTGTCGTCTCACAAAACGGCTGGGTTCAAAGCTACGGTTCGCGTTGTGTGAAGCCGCCGATCATCTTCGGTGACATCCAGCGTCCCCACGCGATGACCGTCCCGATGGCCAAGTATGCCCAGTCGCTGACCCAGCGTCCGGTGAAGGGAATGCTGACCGGGCCAGTGACCATCTTGTGCTGGTCGTTCGTCCGCGACGATCAACCGCGCCGCGATACGTGCGAGCAAATCGCGTTGGCCATTCGTGACGAGGCGGTTGATCTCGAGTCGTCCGGCATCGGTGTCATTCAGATTGACGAGCCCGCCCTGCGAGAAGGATTGCCGCTGCGTCAGCGAGATCAGCCAGGTTACCTGCAGTGGGCCGTGGATGCCTTTCGACTCGCATCGAGTGGGGTCTCGAACGAAACGCAGATTCACACCCACATGTGTTACTGCGAGTTCAACGAGATCTTGCCGTCGATCGCCGCGTTGGATGCTGACGTGATCTCGATCGAGACGAGCCGCTCGAAAATGGAACTGCTCGACGGGTTTGGCGACTTCCAGTACCCCAACGAAATCGGCCCTGGCGTCTACGACATTCATTCGCCTCGGGTCCCTTCCACCGACGAAATGGTGGGGCTGCTGCGAAAGGCGGTCGACCTCATTCCAGCCGAGCGATTGTGGGTTAACCCAGATTGTGGGCTGAAGACCCGCGGATGGGTGGAAGTGGAAGCGGCACTGAAGTCGATGGTCGAGGCCGCCCAGCAAGTTCGCTCGCTGCTGGCTTAA
- a CDS encoding Dabb family protein has product MKFRRFELRSLSICLALTFVGMLFMSSMSQAEEKESTRKLRHVVVFKFNESAKAEDIEKVEKAFIALPKQIPVIKEFEWGTNNSPEMLDKGFTHCFLVTFASEEDRAAYLPHPAHQKFVSILRPHLEEAFVIDYWAD; this is encoded by the coding sequence ATGAAGTTTCGTCGTTTCGAACTCCGCTCGCTGTCCATTTGCCTGGCCCTCACCTTCGTGGGGATGCTGTTCATGAGCTCGATGTCGCAAGCTGAAGAGAAAGAGTCGACTCGCAAACTCCGCCATGTGGTGGTCTTCAAATTCAACGAATCGGCCAAGGCTGAAGATATTGAAAAGGTCGAAAAGGCTTTTATCGCCTTGCCTAAGCAGATTCCGGTCATCAAGGAATTCGAGTGGGGCACCAACAACAGCCCTGAGATGCTCGACAAAGGTTTCACCCACTGCTTCCTGGTCACCTTTGCCAGCGAAGAAGACCGTGCCGCCTATCTGCCGCACCCGGCTCACCAGAAGTTTGTCTCGATCCTGCGTCCGCACCTGGAAGAAGCATTCGTGATCGACTACTGGGCCGACTAA
- a CDS encoding carbonic anhydrase: MRNLIAGVTQFQNKTYPQMQPRFEELATGQSPDALFITCSDSRVVPELLTGSDPGELFVIRNAGNIVGTKDEADLGVAATIEYAVKVLKVPQIIVCGHARCGAMQGLLNPSAVESLPEVAKWVSLSAEALNDTSDDSDDDRLTQLIQANIRLQLRNLMTFPEVAEGVESGTLQLHGWLYDFVTGKVSVVSLGSSQFVEPVAQMA, from the coding sequence ATGCGTAATTTGATTGCTGGCGTAACTCAATTTCAAAACAAGACCTACCCGCAGATGCAGCCCCGCTTCGAGGAGCTGGCCACCGGGCAGAGTCCCGACGCGTTGTTCATCACCTGCAGCGACTCCCGCGTTGTCCCCGAACTGCTTACCGGTAGCGACCCTGGCGAACTATTCGTCATTCGCAACGCCGGCAACATTGTCGGTACGAAAGACGAAGCCGACCTGGGTGTGGCTGCGACCATCGAATACGCCGTCAAGGTGTTGAAGGTGCCACAAATCATCGTCTGCGGCCATGCTCGCTGCGGTGCGATGCAAGGTTTACTCAATCCATCGGCGGTCGAGAGTCTGCCGGAAGTCGCCAAATGGGTGTCGCTTTCCGCGGAAGCGCTCAACGACACCAGCGACGACTCCGACGACGACCGCCTCACCCAGTTGATCCAGGCCAACATTCGCCTGCAGCTTCGCAACCTGATGACCTTTCCGGAAGTTGCGGAAGGGGTTGAATCTGGCACACTTCAGTTGCATGGCTGGCTGTACGACTTCGTCACCGGCAAGGTGAGCGTCGTCTCGTTGGGCTCGAGTCAATTCGTCGAGCCCGTTGCCCAAATGGCCTAA
- a CDS encoding SulP family inorganic anion transporter, which translates to MATQETSPAQAAGYFSGTFRRDFVSSIVVFLVALPLCIGIAVAVGVNPARALITGIIGGLIVGCFSGSPLQVSGPAAGLFVIVADLIASQKAKFLGFYAGPEASAEGLSMTYALAALGFAVLLAGVLQVAAGKLLIGRWFQAVSPAVINGMLAGIGVLIIVSQFHVMLDHEALWHGHKAHGGLEYMATIPEAIWKCFDLQGTGPSHHLAAAIGIITILTMILWQGFAPPKLKLIPSALLGIMLASIVAVVWNFPLKNLAVPQNLLDEVSFLNSTSHWTSVITDPAVYTAALVIALVASAETLLCATAIDKMKPGHKTNHDKELTAQGIGNMLCGLVGALPMTGVIVRSSANVNAGGQTRGATIMHGAWLLLFIVLLPSILTLVPRAALGALLVYTGFKLVNIKQIKELFRTGWTEFGIYVTTVVLIVSFDLLIGVVAGIVLSAVKLLVTFTRFETDLFITEEEKKATLALHGAATFLRLPVLTERLEEIPAEVELTVDLSNLTYIDHACFEALLDWAKQHEKTGGSLVIDWRLLHGKFQKEMDVRQLETRDSVEPQKLSGKPSTKTVTA; encoded by the coding sequence ATGGCTACGCAAGAAACCTCCCCAGCTCAAGCGGCCGGTTACTTCTCAGGAACCTTTCGAAGAGACTTTGTATCGTCGATTGTTGTTTTCCTGGTCGCCTTGCCGCTGTGTATCGGAATTGCGGTAGCCGTGGGGGTGAATCCGGCACGAGCCTTAATTACCGGCATCATCGGTGGCCTGATCGTTGGTTGCTTTAGCGGTTCGCCGCTTCAAGTGAGCGGACCAGCGGCCGGCCTCTTTGTGATCGTGGCAGATTTGATCGCCTCGCAAAAAGCAAAGTTCCTTGGCTTTTATGCAGGTCCGGAAGCATCGGCCGAGGGCCTGTCGATGACGTACGCACTGGCAGCCCTCGGTTTCGCGGTGCTCCTGGCAGGCGTGCTGCAAGTTGCGGCCGGCAAGTTGTTAATCGGTCGCTGGTTCCAGGCAGTCTCGCCGGCAGTGATCAACGGCATGCTGGCTGGCATTGGTGTGCTGATCATCGTCAGCCAGTTTCATGTGATGCTCGATCATGAAGCCCTCTGGCATGGACATAAGGCCCATGGTGGCCTGGAATATATGGCCACAATTCCTGAAGCGATCTGGAAGTGCTTTGACCTGCAAGGGACCGGTCCTTCGCATCACTTGGCGGCAGCCATCGGGATTATCACCATCCTGACGATGATTCTTTGGCAAGGTTTCGCCCCACCGAAATTAAAGCTGATTCCATCGGCGTTGTTGGGGATTATGTTGGCTTCGATCGTAGCGGTCGTCTGGAACTTCCCGCTGAAGAATCTGGCGGTTCCTCAAAACCTGCTGGATGAAGTCTCGTTCCTGAACTCCACTTCTCACTGGACTTCGGTCATCACCGATCCGGCCGTCTATACCGCGGCGTTGGTGATCGCCTTGGTGGCGAGCGCCGAAACACTGCTTTGTGCCACGGCGATCGACAAGATGAAGCCCGGTCACAAAACCAATCACGACAAGGAACTCACCGCCCAGGGAATCGGCAACATGCTCTGCGGACTGGTTGGTGCCTTGCCGATGACCGGCGTGATCGTGCGAAGCTCGGCCAACGTGAACGCTGGCGGCCAGACTCGCGGGGCGACCATCATGCACGGTGCCTGGCTATTGCTGTTCATCGTGCTGCTCCCTTCAATCCTGACGCTGGTGCCACGGGCTGCCCTCGGGGCGCTGTTGGTCTACACCGGTTTCAAGCTGGTCAACATCAAGCAGATCAAAGAACTGTTTCGGACTGGTTGGACCGAGTTCGGAATCTACGTGACGACCGTTGTGCTGATCGTTAGCTTCGACCTGCTAATCGGTGTGGTGGCTGGTATTGTGCTTTCGGCCGTTAAATTGCTGGTGACCTTCACCAGGTTCGAGACCGACCTATTCATCACGGAAGAAGAAAAGAAGGCGACCCTCGCCTTGCACGGAGCGGCCACGTTTTTACGGCTTCCGGTTTTGACGGAACGCCTGGAAGAGATTCCGGCGGAAGTCGAACTGACGGTCGACCTCAGCAATTTAACCTACATCGACCATGCCTGCTTCGAGGCACTTCTCGATTGGGCCAAGCAGCACGAGAAGACTGGCGGCAGCCTGGTCATCGACTGGCGTTTGCTACATGGCAAGTTCCAGAAGGAAATGGATGTGCGGCAGCTGGAAACCCGTGATAGCGTCGAGCCTCAGAAACTTAGCGGCAAACCGTCAACCAAGACGGTTACGGCTTAG
- a CDS encoding porin, translating to MKTSWTFRALGICLGALVPALGYSQEPFYNAPNSNYADSATQYQSMYSQPPQSYAAADVPQALPQVVDDISAASYYNLLERVEALEAEKAEEACKEVDLIAKPTQKWSGRVHFDYWNFPDESALPNYIETGNPNDGPDDFIGFRRLRFGVAGDVWENMNYKIEMEFADPANLAFKDAYLGWTQLPFLQTVLLGNQKRPYGLDHLNSSRYNVFMERPFVIEAFNQDARRIGLQSYGVSENESWNWRYGYFLMDDLAKVGHQYDDNYQSEIAGRLANTIWYDETSGGRGYAHWAISGSAAFPGSGGDDRFTTRPESRTSEKWLDTGSLGASNYQLVGLEGVLNIGAFSLVGEYQTVHANRSAAPDVNFGGGYVYAAYWLTGESTPWERDSGTLGRTKPFENFWLVNRCDGCRSYGWGAWQVAARYSYGDFSDADVFGGVGESATLGVNWWWNPNARVQFNYINGRISDRVIAGAPSDAGWYDMFGLRFMVDF from the coding sequence ATGAAAACTAGCTGGACGTTTCGCGCCCTTGGAATCTGTTTGGGCGCATTAGTCCCTGCTTTGGGCTACTCCCAAGAACCTTTCTATAACGCGCCCAATAGCAACTACGCCGACTCGGCAACGCAATACCAGTCGATGTATTCGCAGCCGCCGCAATCGTATGCGGCGGCTGACGTCCCCCAGGCGCTTCCTCAAGTAGTCGACGACATCTCAGCTGCTTCCTACTACAACCTTCTGGAACGCGTCGAAGCTCTGGAAGCGGAAAAGGCGGAAGAAGCTTGCAAGGAGGTCGATTTGATCGCCAAGCCAACCCAGAAGTGGTCTGGCCGTGTGCACTTCGACTACTGGAACTTCCCCGATGAATCGGCTCTGCCGAACTACATCGAAACCGGAAATCCCAACGACGGTCCCGACGACTTCATCGGTTTCCGCCGATTGCGATTTGGTGTCGCTGGCGATGTCTGGGAAAACATGAACTACAAGATCGAGATGGAGTTCGCTGATCCGGCGAACCTGGCATTCAAAGATGCCTATCTCGGTTGGACACAGCTGCCATTTCTGCAAACCGTGCTGCTCGGTAATCAGAAACGTCCTTACGGTTTGGATCACTTGAACTCCAGCCGTTACAACGTCTTCATGGAACGTCCGTTCGTAATCGAAGCGTTCAATCAAGACGCTCGTCGTATCGGTCTGCAGTCGTATGGCGTTTCCGAAAACGAATCGTGGAACTGGCGATACGGTTACTTCCTTATGGATGACCTGGCCAAAGTCGGTCACCAGTACGATGACAACTACCAGTCCGAAATCGCTGGCCGTCTGGCCAACACGATCTGGTACGACGAAACCTCCGGCGGCCGTGGTTATGCTCACTGGGCGATCTCGGGTTCGGCTGCCTTCCCTGGTAGTGGCGGCGACGATCGCTTCACCACCCGTCCAGAATCGCGTACCAGCGAAAAGTGGCTGGACACTGGCTCGCTGGGTGCCTCGAACTATCAACTGGTGGGCCTGGAAGGTGTGCTGAACATCGGCGCCTTCTCGCTGGTCGGTGAATACCAGACGGTTCACGCCAATCGCTCGGCTGCTCCGGACGTCAACTTTGGTGGTGGCTATGTCTACGCTGCTTACTGGTTGACTGGCGAATCGACGCCTTGGGAACGTGACTCCGGTACGCTGGGTCGCACCAAGCCGTTCGAGAACTTCTGGCTGGTCAATCGCTGTGATGGCTGTCGCAGCTACGGCTGGGGTGCCTGGCAGGTTGCCGCTCGTTATTCGTATGGCGACTTCAGCGATGCTGATGTCTTCGGCGGTGTTGGCGAAAGTGCCACGCTGGGCGTCAACTGGTGGTGGAATCCGAACGCTCGCGTTCAGTTCAACTACATCAATGGTCGTATCTCGGACCGCGTGATCGCGGGTGCTCCTTCCGACGCCGGTTGGTACGACATGTTCGGCCTGCGATTCATGGTCGACTTCTAA
- a CDS encoding RNA methyltransferase produces the protein MAENIIYIDSPQDPQLVRYHREFERKAHMRDGYFIAESQFLVQRLLDSPFPIESLVVDDSSKIPQLPAQRQGQFPIYVLSRADIKELVGYNFHRGILACGQRPPRHEIASVFPDEVPATSTVLAASKIGDFENIGAIIRAACAFGADAILLDEGCADPFAKRSLRVSTGHAFKIPIVESQDFAADLKQLQAKGFETFATVLSDSATPLSQVKRADRSIILMGNEGYGLEADTLAHCTHQITIPMLRGSDSLNVAMASGIFLYHFCHMP, from the coding sequence ATGGCCGAGAACATCATCTATATCGATTCCCCGCAAGACCCGCAGCTCGTTCGCTACCATCGCGAGTTCGAGCGAAAAGCTCATATGCGCGACGGGTATTTCATTGCGGAAAGTCAGTTTCTTGTTCAGCGTTTGCTGGATAGCCCGTTTCCGATTGAATCGCTGGTGGTCGACGATTCCAGCAAGATCCCGCAACTCCCCGCTCAACGTCAGGGGCAGTTTCCGATCTACGTCCTCAGCCGAGCCGATATCAAAGAATTGGTCGGGTACAACTTCCATCGAGGCATCTTGGCCTGTGGGCAGCGTCCTCCGCGTCACGAGATCGCCAGCGTCTTCCCCGACGAAGTCCCGGCCACCTCGACCGTGCTTGCTGCGTCAAAGATTGGCGACTTCGAGAACATCGGCGCCATTATCCGGGCGGCGTGTGCCTTTGGCGCGGATGCAATCCTTTTGGATGAGGGCTGTGCCGATCCGTTTGCCAAACGGAGCTTACGCGTCTCGACCGGGCACGCATTTAAGATTCCAATCGTCGAATCGCAAGACTTCGCGGCCGACCTGAAGCAGCTTCAAGCGAAAGGCTTCGAAACCTTTGCGACCGTTCTCTCCGATTCCGCCACGCCCCTATCGCAGGTAAAACGAGCCGATCGAAGCATTATCTTGATGGGGAACGAGGGATATGGACTCGAGGCCGATACGCTGGCTCACTGCACCCATCAGATCACCATTCCGATGCTGCGTGGCAGCGATTCGCTGAATGTGGCGATGGCGAGCGGTATCTTCTTATACCACTTCTGCCACATGCCGTAG
- a CDS encoding biotin--[acetyl-CoA-carboxylase] ligase encodes MSAWFPEIAQQEILREANLKTVDVFDEITSTNDHALATIEHYADRLPALIVARSQTKGRGRGTRSWFAADGALTFSLLMGEADIPIAPLAWHRCSIVAGVAMCQTLEQYADDGMVQVKWPNDVYLAGRKVCGILVEKRDQGRPYLCVGIGVNVNNSLEQAPFDVQQRAIALTDVTHQQHFLPEVLLEFLKRFRSLCSENPESFASLLPYWRSHCLLTGRQVEMQQGERTFVGECHGIDAEGALLLETSSGRRALVSGEIVRW; translated from the coding sequence ATGAGTGCCTGGTTTCCTGAAATCGCCCAGCAAGAGATCCTGCGGGAAGCGAACCTGAAGACGGTCGACGTGTTCGACGAGATCACGTCGACCAACGACCATGCGCTCGCCACCATCGAGCACTACGCCGACCGCTTGCCGGCGTTGATTGTGGCTCGCTCGCAAACCAAGGGCAGGGGACGGGGAACGCGTAGCTGGTTCGCTGCCGACGGGGCGTTGACGTTTTCGCTGTTGATGGGCGAGGCCGATATCCCGATTGCTCCGTTGGCGTGGCATCGCTGCTCGATCGTTGCCGGCGTCGCCATGTGTCAGACTCTGGAACAATATGCCGACGATGGCATGGTGCAGGTCAAATGGCCAAACGATGTTTATCTGGCTGGACGCAAGGTGTGCGGAATTCTCGTCGAGAAACGTGATCAGGGGCGTCCCTATCTATGCGTTGGAATTGGCGTGAATGTCAACAATTCGCTCGAACAGGCACCCTTCGATGTCCAGCAGCGAGCGATCGCTTTGACCGACGTGACGCATCAGCAGCACTTTCTGCCCGAGGTGCTGCTCGAGTTTTTGAAACGGTTTCGTTCGCTCTGTTCAGAGAACCCCGAGTCATTCGCCAGCTTGTTGCCGTACTGGCGTTCACACTGTCTGTTGACAGGTCGCCAGGTCGAGATGCAGCAAGGGGAACGCACCTTCGTCGGCGAGTGTCACGGCATTGATGCCGAGGGAGCGTTGCTCCTGGAAACTTCGTCGGGACGACGTGCACTGGTTTCCGGCGAGATTGTCCGCTGGTAG